A segment of the Leptospirillum ferriphilum genome:
GGTACCAGAGGATCCCCGCAAACGAGAGGATTGTGTTCTTGTTTCTTTTTCGACTTTTTTTACCAATCTTTCCCATCTTCATTCTACTTTTTTTGTTTCTTGTACTCCCCGATTTCAAGAAATCCCATCGCATTCATCCCAGGATACTTTCGTCGTCGCCCTTTCCGATGATCCATCGACACTTGACTGGAACAAGGCAACGGACGGAATTTCCATGGAAGTGATTGCGAACCTGATGTCTGGTCTCACGAAATTCGACAAAAATCTGCGCGTCGTCGGGAACGTGTCTGACCATTGGTCCTCAAATGCGAATCAAACCGTTTTCACTTTTCATATTTCCCATAAAAGTCGGTGGAGTGATGGTGTTCCCGTAACATCCGTAAACTTTCGGGATTCTTTTCTCCGTCTCCTTCGTCCTGAAACAGCATCTCCTTATGCCTATTACCTTTTCGATATTGTCGGAGCCACTTGTTTTCACGAAAAAAAATGTCCGGATTCCTCTGTCGGTATCGAGACTCCAGCACCTGATTTGCTCGTTATTCACCTTTCTCATCCGATGGCGCCCTTTCCGTCTTTATTGACAAATCCCATCACGGATCCAGTCAGGATGGACTTGATCCGAAAGTATGGTGATAGATGGACAGATCCTCAGAATCTCATTACAAATGGGCCATACCTTTTGAAACGCTGGATCCATGGGTCTCTTTTGGAGCTTTCCCGAAAAAAGGGGACTGTCTCCGGTCCTTCCCTTCAGAGAATACTTTTTCTGATCATTCCGGAACCGGTTACCCAGCTCCTCCTTTATGAAAGACATATCCTCGATTTTGCAGGCGTTCCGAGCTTTTATGTGAAAAAATATTTACATAATCCGGAATTCCATCAGTCTCTTCAATTCAGCACAATCTATTACAGCATGAATGTTTTACGTCCACCATTCACGAATCGACATGTTCGAAAAGCGTTTGCCTTATCGATTGACAGACAGGACCTTTTCAGACTTTTTGCCGGAGCGGTTCCCATTTCTCGATCCTTTATCCCCAAAGGATTACTGGGCTTCAATGAAAAAGGGGGGTTCGGTTTTCACCCGCGGAAAGCCAGAGAAGAGCTAAAGTTAGCCGGATATCCCATGGGAAGGGGAATGCCACGAATCACCTTGTTCTTTCCGACAGGGACACA
Coding sequences within it:
- a CDS encoding peptide ABC transporter substrate-binding protein, giving the protein MSGLTKFDKNLRVVGNVSDHWSSNANQTVFTFHISHKSRWSDGVPVTSVNFRDSFLRLLRPETASPYAYYLFDIVGATCFHEKKCPDSSVGIETPAPDLLVIHLSHPMAPFPSLLTNPITDPVRMDLIRKYGDRWTDPQNLITNGPYLLKRWIHGSLLELSRKKGTVSGPSLQRILFLIIPEPVTQLLLYERHILDFAGVPSFYVKKYLHNPEFHQSLQFSTIYYSMNVLRPPFTNRHVRKAFALSIDRQDLFRLFAGAVPISRSFIPKGLLGFNEKGGFGFHPRKAREELKLAGYPMGRGMPRITLFFPTGTQSRILAVYMQQQFKKVLGVSVRLRSLEWKVFLARLDSRTPMLYQSGWMADYPDPNTFMTLMMTGSGNNRTGWSSPEFDRLVKNAISTSDEKAREKMYLGAQEILLRQGIPVIPLAQGLTNLLVHKNVHGFWHDPLGNDHFEDVWKAGDSPRKLN